Below is a window of Nitrospinota bacterium DNA.
TGTTCCTGCAGGTTCGGCTCCTGGAGGAAGCTTTGTTAGCTCTTTTTGGCTTTCGACATCTAATGAAGGCAATGAATAGAGACGGTATACACCCGGTTGAAAGGTTTTGCTAAAATAACCATTTTCTATATTACGGAGTGTTCCATCAGGTGAAAGCACAATTCGTCTTTCATCTTTGACATTATTACGAAATGGTTCGCCTACCAACAACTCTTGCTGGGAAACTTGCTCCAGACCTCGCGCGGCATACTGAGTCCATCGCTGTATCCAGGGTAAATAAGTAGGTTGAATTGGAAAATCGTTCCAATCTCTGTCCAGTGAACTTAAAAATAGAACAACAATGCCTTTTCCAGTTTCAGATTCAATCACTGCAGGATGTTTGTTCGAAAACCAGGTGCCTACTTTAAATTTCTTGTCTTCCCGTGCTGATAGGGTGTACATTGAATAAAAATTTATCCCGCGCATTTCTTCAAGAGCCTTGGCCGAGAATACCTGCATGACCGGGTGATCATTATTTTTCAAGAGGAGGTGGAGTTCCCCTTTCCTGGTCTGTTGCTGAGATTCCAGTTTGACAGGAAGAAGGTTTCCTAAACGCTCATTAAAATATTTGGGATTTACTTGATCTCCCATTCCAAACAAAAGGGCCCCTCCATTTAAAACAAACTTTTCAAGCTCCAATTCATAGCCAGGTGGAAGTTCACGGACATTGGCCAGGATAACTACTGAAAAATCAGATAAATTTCTCAAGGTTAATTCTGCAAGGGTAGAAACGGTTGGATCAATATTCGACAGTGGAACAGAAAAAGGGTTCAGGGCATGCTCAAGATAAAAAGATTCGCTTTGATGAGAGATGGTTTCCGGGTCCCCATCGACTACCAGAACGCGAATATTCTGGCTGGGGTGAAATGGAAAATAACGAGAGTTATCGATTGGCAAAGCGTCATCAGAAATCTGTATCTTGCCATTTAAGGGTTGGTTTCTTTTTAAAGGATAGGAGAACTCTTGATCAATGGTTTGTCCTGCTGGGAGGTCGAGAAGTTTTTCTTTTACAAGTTTTCCTTCCAGAAATAGAGAGACTGGCGTCTGGCTCAATGTGTTGGAAAAATTTTTCACTTCCGCTTTTACTCTTAACATGCGACTTTGTGTGAGAAATTCCTGGGATAAATTGACGTTTTCGATCATTCCCTTGTTGTCGCCTGACTGCAGTTGTGAAAAATTTATTGTTTGAATTAAATAGGGAGTGGTGCTTGTTGGAAATGATCCCTCCTGCCAGCCATTTTTGTCCAGGTCAGTTAGTAAAAGAATTTTCTTGTTTTCGTGTTTGGCGATATCTAGCAGTTTTATTGCTTCATCAATAGCTCCTCCAATATGAGTTGTTTGATAGGAGATTGTTTGCGCCTTAAGTATGGTTGCAAAAGCGGGTTTATTTGTTGTCCACTCTTGTATGGTTTGTGCTGGAGAAGAAGCGAGGACAAGACTGAACTCGCTGCTATCAGGAGATTGTTTGATTATTTCAAAAATATATTTAATGGCGTTATCAAACAAGGTCTTTTCTTTAGAGCGGATTCCCATGCTATAGGAATTATCAAGGACAAATACGATTGAAGCAGGAGAGGCCGGCAGGAAAGCTTCCGATTTTCCAAATGAAAAAAATGGGTTGGCCAGGGCGATGCTGAACAGAGCTATAGCCAAACAACGTGTCAAAAGTAATAATAACTTGTTAGGCCGGGACTTTCTTATAGAACGTCTTTGTGATTGTGTGAGTAAATAAACCGCTGAAAATTTAATTTGCTTTTGTTGTCTCTTGGTTAAAAGATGGATCAGGATTGGAATAGAGATCCCTGCCATACCAAGTAAAAATAGTGGAGACGAAAAATTTAGACTCATAGTTTGGCGAGACTTTTACGTTTCAATAAATAGTAACTCAAGGCATGATCGAGAGACTCAGAGGTATTCAGTAAGATATGATCCACTCCCAGTCCATTGCAGTCTTTTTTTAAGGAGTTGATATGCTCCTGAACCATAAACCGGTACTCGTCACGAATATCTTGCGGATCAAGACTGATCGCGGGGTCCTCTTCAAGCGACTCAAAAACGATATCCCCCTCAAAAGGCAGGTTAATTTCATCGGGGTCAAGCACGTGAAATAATATGACCTCAAGTCCTCTTGAGCATAAAAGTTTTAAGCTTTTTTGTAGATTCTGGTTTTGAACAAAAAAATCAGAAATCAGAATGAGCATGCTCCTTCTTGGCAGTCTTTCATGCAGGCCTCCCAAAACATCTTCGATCCTGGTTTCTCCCTGTGGTGAAATGCTTGCAAGACCATGCAAAATATGCTGAAAGTGTGAAGCTTTGGAGCGAGGAGGAATGTGATCAAGAACTTGATCGTTAAATAAAGTCATTCCTACTGCATCAAACTGCTTTAAAAGCAAATAAGAAAGTGCTGCAGCCAGGTTGCGAGCATATTCTATTTTTGAGAGCTGTTTGTTTTCCGGGGACTCATAACCCATGGACCCGCTTGAGTCCAGCAGGATAGTGCATTTCAGGTTTGTGGACTGCTCAAATTGCTTGATATGGTATTTGTCGGTTTTACCTGCTACTTTCCAGTCAATATGGCGGACTTCATCCCCGGGAGAGTAATCTTTATATTCTGCAAACTCCACTGAAGATCCTTTGTGGCGACTGCGGTGTTGCCCCGTTAGCAAACCCTCTACCAGATTCATGGCTGTCATCTTCAAAGAGGATATCCGGGAGAGTACTTGAGCATCAAAATTTTGTACAGAGTTTTGCATAATTCTGATTATAGCTGGAAATGACGAGCTTTCCATAATGCAAAAAATGTGGCATTAACCAGTTAATATGATAAGGCCATTCAATTAGTTAAGACAAGTGATTACATGTTGGCCTCCTCTCTTGTAGTTGACATTGAAAAGAAGCCTTATAAAATGATCCTTTTTCCAAAGAATATTCCCAGGCTAATTAATAGATGAGTTTGGTTCGATATTGCAAATGCCATTATCATAATGGTGAGTCCGATCACTGGGGTTTCCTGGATCGCAAAGCTTTTGCCCAAAAGGGAGCTAAAGCACATTTTGCACCGGATACGCCTGTATTACCCAAACATCTTTTGCTTGATCTCAGTTTCGACTGGGAGGATGAGCGGGTTTGGGGAAGCACTACTTATGACTTGATGGTCAATGGGCAGGAAATCCAGGAAATTGAACTTGATGCGGTAAATTTGGAAATAGACCGGGTAGTTTCAGGACGCCGTACACTTGAATTTGAAAATACCGGTGATCGGATCATTGTATTTTTTGGGAAGACTCTCAAATATGGAAAGATAATTCAGATAAAGCTATTTCATTCAGTCACTCATCCTTCTGCGGGGATATATTTTACCAAACCCGATGAATCATACCCGGAAAGATTTAAAACAGTCTGGACACAGGGACAGGATGAAGATTCTAAATATTATTTCCCCTGTTTTGACCAGCCTAACTTTAAACAAACAACTGAAGTCAAGTTGCATCTGCCGGGGGGGATGTTCGGGTTGTCTAACGGCCGTCTTATAAAAAAGAAAACAAACTCCAGGGAGTCTTTTTTTCACTATAAGCTGGAAATTCCCTACTCCACTTACCTTCTCTCAATTGTCGCTGGGGAATTTTCCGAATATAAGGGGCGAGCCGGGGAAGTGGATATCAAATGGTATGTTCAAAAAGGCCGTGAACGGGAAGGCCGCAATGCCTTTAAAGATACAGGAAAAATCATACGCTTTTTTTCCGACTACACGGGTTACCCATATCCCTATGAACATTATACCCAGATAGCTGTTCCAGAATTTGTGTTTGGTGGTATGGAAAATTTTACTGTTACTACACAAACGGATCTGACCCTTCATAATGACAGGGCCAGCCTTGATATGGATTCAAATGGATTGGTTGCCCATGAAGCCGCCCATATGTGGTTTGGTGATATTGTTACAGCGAGAAGCTGGTCTCATGCATGGTTGCATGAATCATTCGCCACTTATTTTGACGCGCTCTATACACGTGAATCGAAAGGTGAGGACGAATTTCGATACCAGTTGTTGGAAGACGCTGAAACCTATTTTA
It encodes the following:
- a CDS encoding VWA domain-containing protein, with the protein product MSLNFSSPLFLLGMAGISIPILIHLLTKRQQKQIKFSAVYLLTQSQRRSIRKSRPNKLLLLLTRCLAIALFSIALANPFFSFGKSEAFLPASPASIVFVLDNSYSMGIRSKEKTLFDNAIKYIFEIIKQSPDSSEFSLVLASSPAQTIQEWTTNKPAFATILKAQTISYQTTHIGGAIDEAIKLLDIAKHENKKILLLTDLDKNGWQEGSFPTSTTPYLIQTINFSQLQSGDNKGMIENVNLSQEFLTQSRMLRVKAEVKNFSNTLSQTPVSLFLEGKLVKEKLLDLPAGQTIDQEFSYPLKRNQPLNGKIQISDDALPIDNSRYFPFHPSQNIRVLVVDGDPETISHQSESFYLEHALNPFSVPLSNIDPTVSTLAELTLRNLSDFSVVILANVRELPPGYELELEKFVLNGGALLFGMGDQVNPKYFNERLGNLLPVKLESQQQTRKGELHLLLKNNDHPVMQVFSAKALEEMRGINFYSMYTLSAREDKKFKVGTWFSNKHPAVIESETGKGIVVLFLSSLDRDWNDFPIQPTYLPWIQRWTQYAARGLEQVSQQELLVGEPFRNNVKDERRIVLSPDGTLRNIENGYFSKTFQPGVYRLYSLPSLDVESQKELTKLPPGAEPAGTFTVNIDTSESEPGKISKIEIENLLKGTKLEFLEPQTESGRPETSDGLPLSTALFLMVAGMLFLEGWMVRRE
- a CDS encoding DUF58 domain-containing protein, whose product is MQNSVQNFDAQVLSRISSLKMTAMNLVEGLLTGQHRSRHKGSSVEFAEYKDYSPGDEVRHIDWKVAGKTDKYHIKQFEQSTNLKCTILLDSSGSMGYESPENKQLSKIEYARNLAAALSYLLLKQFDAVGMTLFNDQVLDHIPPRSKASHFQHILHGLASISPQGETRIEDVLGGLHERLPRRSMLILISDFFVQNQNLQKSLKLLCSRGLEVILFHVLDPDEINLPFEGDIVFESLEEDPAISLDPQDIRDEYRFMVQEHINSLKKDCNGLGVDHILLNTSESLDHALSYYLLKRKSLAKL